A single Staphylococcus muscae DNA region contains:
- the trmL gene encoding tRNA (uridine(34)/cytosine(34)/5-carboxymethylaminomethyluridine(34)-2'-O)-methyltransferase TrmL, protein MTIHVVLYQPEIPANTGNIARTCAATDTKLHLIRPLGFSTDDKMLRRAGLDYWKYVDITYYDSIEEFFEKTNGTYYLLTKFGSKNHTSLDFSDSETDHYFIFGKETTGLPSWVKDKYENTALRIPMNENVRALNLSNTAAILIYEALRQQGYPGLQ, encoded by the coding sequence ATGACAATTCATGTTGTGTTATATCAACCTGAAATCCCAGCAAATACTGGGAATATTGCACGTACATGTGCAGCAACAGATACAAAATTACATTTAATTCGACCACTTGGATTCAGTACAGATGATAAGATGTTACGACGTGCAGGATTAGATTATTGGAAATATGTTGATATTACATATTACGACAGTATTGAAGAATTCTTTGAAAAAACAAATGGTACCTACTATTTATTAACAAAATTCGGCTCTAAAAATCATACATCATTAGATTTTTCTGATAGTGAAACAGATCATTATTTCATTTTTGGTAAAGAAACAACTGGTTTACCAAGTTGGGTCAAAGATAAGTATGAAAATACAGCATTGCGCATCCCGATGAATGAAAATGTGCGTGCATTAAACTTATCTAATACTGCAGCAATTTTAATTTATGAAGCATTACGTCAACAAGGATATCCAGGATTACAATAA
- the ppx gene encoding exopolyphosphatase yields the protein MERNGLIDIGSNTIRLVIFEFDHDTGLNEIQNIKTPARLSQYLDDAGHMNEDGIKVLMTALQSFKKVAEAFHVKTLYPIATAAIRQSTNRDEILKSVKKEVGLEVILIPEEDEAFYGSYAVTHTTDIQDGITVDIGGGSTELTYFKNKKIKEAISFPFGVVTLTRMFFDGKPHNDKEALKKMEKFLKKSFSKADWIVDKHVKLIGIGGSARNCARIHQALKHYPIAGVHGYTMAQDDLTKVYETLKSYSRDELINLDGLSRDRMDIIVPAVGVFNVLFDMIHAESFTFSRKGIREGFIMHQISKAHKAEFKSDNVQNDALRHLANEYKIEPTGAIQRQKLAEALLKQLTAQGKLKVDEAVKQRFLQAAYLYYLGKFIDSDSSSQHTYYIIANSSINGLSHKERVRLALLTSFKNKSLLKLYSSETNWFTEDEINEIQALGGIIKFVNALNISNTNTVNEVKLSTDSEPYQLDVYYQGKPIAEEYQSNRQKKHIEKVLKNKLNIQFIKK from the coding sequence ATGGAGCGCAATGGTTTAATTGATATTGGATCAAATACAATACGTCTTGTTATTTTTGAGTTTGATCATGATACAGGATTAAATGAGATTCAAAACATAAAAACACCTGCACGTCTAAGTCAATACTTAGACGATGCAGGACATATGAACGAAGACGGCATCAAAGTATTGATGACGGCACTACAAAGTTTCAAGAAAGTAGCAGAAGCATTTCATGTTAAGACGTTGTATCCCATTGCGACTGCAGCAATTCGTCAGTCAACGAATCGTGATGAAATTTTAAAATCTGTCAAAAAAGAAGTTGGATTAGAAGTCATTCTGATCCCAGAAGAAGATGAGGCTTTTTATGGCTCATACGCTGTTACACATACGACAGATATTCAAGACGGCATTACAGTTGACATTGGTGGGGGTTCAACAGAATTAACATACTTTAAAAATAAAAAGATCAAGGAAGCCATCAGCTTTCCATTTGGCGTCGTGACATTGACACGCATGTTTTTTGATGGGAAACCTCACAATGATAAAGAAGCCCTAAAAAAAATGGAGAAGTTTCTTAAAAAATCATTCAGTAAAGCAGACTGGATTGTTGATAAACACGTGAAGTTAATAGGCATTGGGGGTTCAGCTCGTAACTGTGCGCGTATCCATCAAGCGCTCAAACATTATCCTATCGCTGGCGTTCACGGATATACGATGGCACAAGATGACCTTACAAAAGTGTATGAGACGTTAAAATCTTATTCACGTGATGAACTGATTAACCTTGATGGATTGAGTAGAGATAGGATGGATATTATCGTTCCAGCCGTTGGTGTGTTCAATGTACTATTTGACATGATTCATGCTGAATCCTTTACGTTCTCACGTAAAGGGATTCGAGAAGGATTTATCATGCATCAAATATCAAAAGCGCATAAAGCTGAGTTCAAAAGCGACAACGTTCAAAATGATGCTTTACGTCATTTGGCAAATGAATACAAGATTGAACCAACAGGTGCAATACAACGTCAAAAACTTGCGGAAGCATTACTAAAGCAACTGACAGCGCAAGGTAAGTTGAAGGTTGATGAAGCGGTAAAACAGCGCTTTCTGCAAGCGGCTTATCTTTATTATTTAGGTAAGTTTATTGATTCTGACTCTAGTTCGCAACACACATATTATATTATTGCGAACTCAAGTATTAATGGCTTATCGCATAAAGAACGTGTGCGTCTAGCCCTTTTGACAAGCTTTAAGAACAAATCATTATTGAAATTATACAGCAGCGAAACAAATTGGTTTACAGAAGATGAGATCAATGAAATTCAAGCATTAGGCGGTATTATTAAGTTTGTTAATGCGTTGAATATTTCAAATACAAATACTGTCAATGAAGTAAAATTGAGTACAGATTCAGAACCTTATCAGTTAGATGTATATTATCAAGGTAAACCAATTGCTGAAGAGTATCAATCCAATCGTCAGAAAAAGCACATTGAAAAAGTTTTAAAAAACAAGTTGAATATTCAATTTATAAAAAAATAG
- a CDS encoding PTS transporter subunit IIC: MGKTQSSGKQFFNNILNAVGAGVVIALLPNALLGELLKFFKDGNEALEMIYQLVIVIQSFMAFIIGVVAAHMFKFSGPGSVFVGTSAMLGSGAIVFENGAIMLQGIGDIINIMIVVTLACAMFMLLTGKFGSLELIILPVLIPVVSGYIGLLILPYVRKVTGTLGSMIHSFTELNPLLMSILITVTFALLMVTPISLVAIATAITLTGLGSGAANMGIVAACVTFLFGSLPVNKAGVNIVLLIGAAKMMIPVYLKHPIIMIPLAINGVVGGLLAYFIDIKGTPMSAGFGYTGLVGPINAFNRMDGDPMMNALLLLFAYFIIPFTVAFFVHQICKRVLPGYSDDIYRFELPKQ; encoded by the coding sequence GTGGGAAAGACGCAAAGTAGTGGTAAGCAGTTTTTCAATAATATTTTAAATGCGGTAGGTGCAGGTGTTGTAATTGCATTATTACCGAATGCATTATTAGGAGAACTGCTAAAGTTTTTTAAAGATGGTAATGAAGCGTTGGAGATGATTTATCAACTTGTGATTGTGATTCAATCATTTATGGCCTTCATTATCGGTGTTGTTGCAGCGCATATGTTTAAGTTTTCAGGTCCTGGTTCTGTGTTCGTTGGGACATCAGCAATGTTGGGATCTGGTGCAATTGTTTTTGAAAATGGTGCGATTATGCTACAAGGCATCGGGGATATTATTAATATCATGATTGTTGTAACTCTTGCCTGTGCGATGTTTATGTTATTAACTGGGAAGTTTGGGTCGCTTGAGTTAATTATTTTACCTGTTTTGATTCCGGTGGTTTCTGGATATATCGGGTTACTGATATTGCCATATGTTCGAAAAGTAACGGGTACGCTTGGTTCAATGATTCATTCGTTTACAGAACTCAATCCTTTATTGATGAGTATTTTAATTACTGTTACATTTGCCTTATTGATGGTTACACCGATTTCACTTGTTGCGATTGCGACGGCAATTACATTGACTGGATTAGGTAGTGGTGCGGCAAATATGGGTATAGTAGCAGCGTGTGTAACGTTCCTGTTCGGTTCATTACCTGTTAATAAAGCAGGTGTGAATATTGTTCTATTGATTGGTGCTGCCAAGATGATGATTCCAGTATATTTAAAACATCCGATTATTATGATTCCATTAGCCATTAATGGTGTTGTTGGTGGTTTATTAGCATATTTTATTGATATTAAAGGAACACCGATGTCAGCAGGATTTGGATATACAGGTTTAGTAGGGCCGATTAATGCATTTAACCGTATGGATGGCGATCCAATGATGAATGCATTGCTACTATTGTTTGCATACTTTATCATACCATTTACGGTTGCATTTTTTGTTCATCAAATATGTAAACGTGTTTTACCAGGATATTCTGACGATATTTACCGTTTTGAATTACCAAAACAATAA
- the nagA gene encoding N-acetylglucosamine-6-phosphate deacetylase: protein MTHMYVIQGGSIYTEDGVVRNGHIIIKENQIHQIKHFPYEGPLEVIDATGKHILPGFIDIHIHGGYGQDVMDASTEGLKVLSEGLLKEGTTSYLATTMTQSEAAIHSALKAVSKYVNQSQDSPQPASEILGVHLEGPFISEHKVGAQNPAFVQRPSVEQVNDFQKAANGLIKIMTYAPEVEGAEETLKALSNEIIFSMGHTVATFEQANEAVKLGAKHVTHLYNAATPFAHREPGVFGAAWTNPFLHTELIVDGVHAHPAAVDVAYRMKGNKAFYLITDAMRAKGLQDGTYDLGGQDVIVKGKEARLASGALAGSILKMNDGLRNLMDFTGATLEDLWRVTSYNQAKALNILSQKGSLTEDKDADIVILNDHIDVLTTIKSGYVVNNTDDK from the coding sequence ATGACTCATATGTACGTCATACAAGGTGGATCTATTTATACAGAAGATGGTGTGGTGAGAAATGGTCACATCATTATTAAAGAAAATCAAATTCATCAAATCAAGCACTTTCCATATGAAGGGCCTTTAGAGGTCATAGATGCGACAGGAAAACACATTTTACCGGGGTTTATTGATATTCATATTCATGGTGGATATGGGCAGGATGTGATGGACGCATCTACTGAAGGATTAAAAGTACTTTCTGAAGGCTTATTGAAAGAGGGGACGACAAGTTATCTTGCGACTACGATGACCCAGTCTGAAGCAGCCATCCATTCTGCATTGAAAGCTGTATCAAAATATGTAAATCAGTCTCAAGATTCACCACAACCAGCATCTGAAATACTCGGTGTCCATTTGGAAGGACCCTTTATTTCTGAACATAAAGTGGGTGCACAAAACCCAGCATTTGTTCAACGTCCATCTGTTGAGCAGGTGAATGATTTTCAAAAAGCAGCCAATGGATTAATTAAAATTATGACATATGCACCAGAAGTGGAAGGTGCTGAAGAAACGTTAAAAGCTCTGAGCAATGAGATTATCTTCTCAATGGGGCATACAGTTGCAACGTTTGAACAAGCAAATGAAGCGGTAAAATTAGGTGCAAAGCATGTGACACATTTGTATAATGCGGCAACCCCATTTGCACATAGAGAACCAGGTGTATTTGGAGCAGCATGGACCAATCCATTTTTACATACGGAATTAATTGTAGATGGTGTTCATGCACATCCGGCTGCAGTTGATGTGGCGTACCGTATGAAAGGTAATAAGGCGTTTTATCTGATTACTGATGCAATGCGTGCTAAAGGTTTGCAAGATGGTACATATGATCTTGGTGGACAAGATGTGATCGTAAAAGGAAAAGAAGCCCGTTTAGCAAGTGGTGCTTTGGCAGGCAGTATTTTAAAAATGAATGATGGTTTACGCAACTTGATGGACTTTACGGGGGCAACTTTAGAAGATTTATGGCGTGTAACAAGTTATAATCAAGCTAAGGCATTAAACATTCTGTCACAGAAAGGAAGTTTGACAGAAGATAAAGATGCGGATATTGTTATTTTAAACGATCATATTGATGTTTTAACGACAATTAAATCAGGGTATGTAGTGAATAATACAGATGACAAGTAA
- the perR gene encoding peroxide-responsive transcriptional repressor PerR: MHAELETQHQHEHQLEESIASLRKAGVRITPQRQAILKFLIKVDTHPTADEIYQSLSPDFPNISVATIYNNLKVFKKIGIVKELTYGDASSRFDFDTHNHYHVICEKCGKIVDFHYPLLSEVEQLAQHVTNFNVSHHRMEIYGICESCQQSEENKS; the protein is encoded by the coding sequence ATGCATGCAGAATTGGAAACACAACACCAACATGAACATCAATTGGAAGAATCAATTGCTTCATTAAGAAAAGCAGGTGTTCGTATCACACCACAGCGACAAGCGATTCTTAAGTTTCTGATTAAGGTTGATACACACCCAACTGCTGACGAGATTTATCAATCTTTATCACCTGATTTTCCTAATATTAGTGTTGCAACGATATACAATAACTTAAAAGTCTTCAAAAAAATAGGGATTGTCAAAGAACTTACATATGGAGATGCATCAAGTCGCTTCGATTTTGATACGCATAATCACTATCATGTGATTTGTGAAAAGTGCGGTAAAATTGTTGACTTTCATTATCCATTATTGAGTGAAGTTGAACAGTTGGCACAACACGTGACGAACTTCAATGTTTCACATCATCGTATGGAGATTTATGGTATTTGTGAGTCTTGCCAACAGTCAGAAGAAAACAAATCTTAA
- a CDS encoding ABC transporter permease subunit (The N-terminal region of this protein, as described by TIGR01726, is a three transmembrane segment that identifies a subfamily of ABC transporter permease subunits, which specificities that include histidine, arginine, glutamine, glutamate, L-cystine (sic), the opines (in Agrobacterium) octopine and nopaline, etc.): MKYIQKLGSVVFILAILLTIVPLDNRAHAADDKWKEIEKRGELRVGLSADYAPMEFERTLNGKREYAGIDIELAKKIAKDHNLKLTIVNMQFDSLLGALKTGKIDMIISGMTPTSEREKEVDFSDSYMTVKQTVVIRKKDADKYQKLEDLTGKRIGAQKQTTQEELAQTEIKDADVQSLTRLPEVILSLKSNKIDGVVMDSAVADAYLSQNSDLMLSKVEFANSEKQTAVAVPKNSPELLGKVNDTIADVKDNKLIDQYAEKAAQAMKEDGSFFAKYGTFFITGLKNTIFISIMGVLFGAIFGALFALMKISSIKPLKWLASAYIEFLRGTPLLVQVFLVYFGTTAVLGLDISAFICGTIALVINCSAYIAEIIRAGINAVDKGQMEAARSLGLSYGQTMKTVIMPQAVKKILPALGNEFVTVIKESSIVSVIGVSEIMFNSQVVQGASFDPFTPLLIAAVLYFILTFMLSRLMNFFEGRLSVSD; this comes from the coding sequence ATGAAGTATATACAAAAGTTAGGTTCTGTTGTTTTCATATTAGCTATTTTATTGACGATTGTACCTCTTGATAATCGTGCGCATGCTGCGGATGACAAGTGGAAAGAAATTGAAAAGCGTGGAGAGCTGCGTGTCGGGTTATCTGCCGACTATGCACCGATGGAATTTGAGCGTACTTTGAATGGTAAGCGAGAATATGCAGGTATTGATATTGAGTTAGCTAAGAAAATTGCAAAAGATCATAATTTAAAATTGACGATCGTTAATATGCAATTTGATAGTTTATTAGGTGCATTAAAAACTGGGAAAATTGATATGATTATTTCTGGTATGACACCGACATCTGAACGTGAAAAAGAAGTTGATTTTTCAGATTCATACATGACGGTTAAACAAACGGTTGTTATTAGAAAAAAAGATGCAGATAAATATCAAAAGCTAGAAGATTTAACGGGTAAACGTATTGGGGCTCAGAAACAAACAACGCAAGAGGAATTAGCACAAACTGAAATTAAAGATGCGGATGTCCAATCATTAACAAGATTACCGGAAGTTATTTTATCTTTGAAGAGTAATAAAATTGACGGTGTTGTAATGGATAGTGCCGTTGCAGATGCTTATTTGAGTCAAAATAGTGATCTTATGTTATCAAAAGTTGAATTTGCAAATTCTGAAAAACAAACAGCAGTTGCCGTTCCTAAAAATTCACCGGAGCTTTTAGGGAAAGTGAATGATACGATTGCGGACGTAAAAGATAACAAGTTAATTGATCAATATGCGGAAAAAGCCGCACAAGCCATGAAAGAAGATGGTAGCTTTTTTGCCAAATATGGAACGTTCTTCATCACTGGTTTGAAAAATACAATATTCATTTCAATTATGGGTGTGTTATTTGGCGCAATATTTGGAGCATTATTTGCATTGATGAAAATTAGCAGTATAAAACCTTTAAAATGGTTAGCTTCAGCATATATTGAATTTTTGAGAGGGACACCACTTCTTGTACAAGTATTTTTAGTGTATTTCGGTACAACTGCTGTACTTGGTCTTGATATTTCAGCCTTTATTTGTGGTACGATTGCACTTGTCATTAACTGCTCAGCCTATATTGCTGAAATTATTCGTGCAGGTATTAATGCAGTCGACAAAGGTCAAATGGAAGCTGCAAGAAGTTTAGGATTAAGTTATGGTCAAACAATGAAGACGGTGATTATGCCTCAAGCAGTTAAGAAGATTTTACCTGCACTTGGCAATGAATTTGTGACAGTGATTAAGGAATCATCAATCGTATCAGTTATCGGTGTTAGTGAGATTATGTTCAATTCACAAGTAGTGCAAGGTGCATCATTTGATCCATTCACACCATTACTGATTGCAGCGGTATTATATTTTATCTTAACATTCATGCTTTCACGTCTGATGAATTTCTTTGAAGGGAGATTGAGCGTAAGTGATTAA
- a CDS encoding SAS053 family DNA gyrase inhibitor, producing MNKQENEHGMVDSFEEVVELGKEMEQISEENDEQKYEQPHEEAVRSDRETDK from the coding sequence ATGAATAAACAAGAAAATGAACATGGCATGGTTGACAGCTTTGAAGAAGTTGTTGAGTTAGGAAAAGAGATGGAACAAATCTCTGAAGAAAACGATGAACAAAAATATGAACAACCACATGAAGAAGCGGTTCGTAGTGATCGCGAAACAGATAAATAA
- a CDS encoding amino acid ABC transporter ATP-binding protein — protein MIKIHDLHKSFGKNEVLTGINLEVNKGEVVAIIGPSGSGKSTLLRCMNLLETPTKGQVIFEGKDLTDKSTNVDQLRQDMGMVFQNFNLFPHKKVIDNIILAPSLLKKGDKASLEKQALELLDKVGLKDRADAYPNQLSGGQKQRVAIARALAMNPNVLLFDEPTSALDPEVVGEVLNVMTDLAKEGMTMIVVTHEMGFAKNVSDRVVFMADGVVVEDDTPENIFENPQHERTQNFLSRVL, from the coding sequence GTGATTAAAATACATGATTTACACAAGTCTTTTGGAAAAAATGAAGTATTGACGGGAATTAATTTAGAAGTAAACAAAGGGGAAGTAGTCGCTATTATCGGTCCTTCAGGAAGTGGGAAAAGTACACTGTTGAGATGTATGAACCTGCTAGAAACACCGACAAAGGGGCAGGTGATATTTGAAGGGAAAGATTTAACGGACAAATCAACTAATGTCGATCAATTACGACAAGATATGGGAATGGTTTTTCAAAACTTTAATTTATTTCCACATAAAAAAGTGATTGATAATATTATTTTGGCACCTTCACTTCTGAAAAAAGGGGATAAAGCTTCTTTGGAAAAGCAAGCACTCGAATTATTGGATAAAGTTGGGTTAAAAGATCGTGCCGATGCGTATCCGAATCAATTGTCAGGTGGACAAAAACAAAGGGTAGCTATTGCACGTGCACTAGCGATGAATCCCAACGTCCTATTATTCGATGAGCCGACATCAGCACTGGATCCAGAAGTGGTTGGAGAAGTGCTCAACGTAATGACTGACCTAGCAAAAGAAGGTATGACGATGATTGTCGTTACACATGAGATGGGGTTTGCTAAAAATGTTAGTGATCGTGTTGTCTTTATGGCTGATGGTGTGGTTGTAGAGGATGATACACCAGAAAATATTTTTGAAAACCCGCAACATGAACGTACTCAAAACTTCTTAAGTCGTGTTCTATAA
- the queG gene encoding tRNA epoxyqueuosine(34) reductase QueG, whose amino-acid sequence MDVSQLKADIIEYAHSIGIDSIGFTTADPFDELKQKLVEYHANGYASGFEPTDIKMRTEPKLSMSSARSIIAIAVGYPNRLPDAPKSKRGDRRGIFARASWGQDYHSIMRKRLDALSAYIKERVPDAETMSMVDTGVLSDRAVAERAGLGYTGRNGFVIHPELGTWTYLGEMLVSIAFPPDDPIMDSCGDCTICIDRCPTGALVGDGQLNSQKCVSFLTQTKGYMPDQYRYKIGNRLYGCDTCQQVCPRNRGINTQQDDIVLEPEILKPRLIPLLKMSNKAFKETYGHLAGAWRGKKPIQRNAILALAHFKEKEAIPELKDVAENDPRPMIRATAYWAIGQILEDEAEDYIMSRYDSEIEEVQVEMKKGLETRRTV is encoded by the coding sequence ATGGATGTTTCACAGTTGAAAGCAGATATAATTGAATATGCACATTCGATTGGTATTGACAGCATTGGCTTTACAACTGCTGATCCATTTGATGAGTTGAAACAAAAACTGGTTGAATACCATGCGAATGGCTATGCTTCAGGCTTTGAGCCAACAGATATTAAGATGAGAACGGAACCAAAGTTGTCGATGTCGTCGGCACGTTCGATTATTGCGATTGCAGTGGGTTATCCGAATCGCTTACCTGATGCGCCAAAAAGTAAACGTGGCGATCGACGTGGTATTTTTGCACGTGCGTCATGGGGACAAGATTATCACAGTATTATGCGTAAGCGTTTAGATGCATTGAGTGCGTATATTAAAGAACGTGTGCCAGACGCTGAAACGATGTCAATGGTTGATACAGGTGTTTTATCTGATCGAGCTGTTGCAGAACGTGCAGGTCTGGGATACACAGGGCGTAACGGTTTTGTCATTCATCCTGAACTTGGGACATGGACCTATTTAGGTGAAATGCTTGTGAGCATCGCTTTTCCACCGGATGATCCAATCATGGATAGTTGTGGAGATTGTACGATTTGTATCGATCGTTGTCCGACGGGAGCGCTTGTCGGTGATGGGCAGTTAAATAGCCAAAAGTGTGTGAGTTTTTTAACTCAGACGAAAGGTTATATGCCTGATCAATATCGCTATAAAATTGGGAACCGTCTCTATGGATGTGATACATGTCAGCAGGTTTGTCCAAGAAATAGAGGTATCAATACACAACAGGATGATATTGTATTAGAACCTGAAATATTGAAGCCACGTCTGATTCCATTATTAAAAATGAGCAACAAAGCGTTTAAAGAAACCTATGGTCACTTGGCAGGTGCATGGCGTGGTAAAAAGCCAATACAGCGAAATGCAATCTTGGCACTCGCACACTTTAAAGAAAAGGAAGCAATTCCTGAACTTAAAGACGTCGCAGAAAATGATCCAAGACCAATGATACGTGCAACAGCTTATTGGGCAATTGGACAAATTCTGGAAGATGAAGCGGAAGACTATATTATGTCACGATATGACTCAGAAATTGAAGAAGTACAAGTTGAAATGAAAAAGGGACTAGAAACGAGGAGAACAGTATAA
- the fumC gene encoding class II fumarate hydratase: protein MSVRIEHDTFGEIEVPGDKYWGAQTQRSKQNFPVGKEKMPIEVVYGFAQLKRAAAIANNELGKLSDAKKEAIVYACDRILAGELDEHFPLVVWQTGSGTQSNMNVNEVVSFVANEYLSEKGSDEKIHPNDDVNKSQSSNDTFPTAMHVALYHEIEKKLVPALKGLRETFYQKEQVYQDIIKIGRTHLQDATPITLGQEISGWRYMLDVCEQLLTESKKHILNLAIGGTAVGTGINAHPEFGDKVAANISDNTGYPFVSSPNKFHALTAHDEVVQLHGTLKALAGDLMKIANDVRWLASGPRAGLAEISIPENEPGSSIMPGKVNPTQCEMLTMVAVQVMGNDTVVGISSSQGNFELNVFKPVIMHNTLQSIYLLADGMNTFNENCAVGIEPIESHIDNYLNQSLMLVTALNPHIGYENAASIAKKAHREGLTLKEAAIQSGHLTEEQFEQWIRPADMVHPK, encoded by the coding sequence ATGTCAGTAAGAATTGAACATGATACATTTGGAGAAATTGAAGTACCAGGCGATAAATATTGGGGTGCGCAAACACAACGCAGTAAGCAAAACTTCCCAGTTGGTAAAGAAAAAATGCCAATCGAAGTCGTGTATGGTTTTGCACAATTAAAACGTGCGGCTGCTATTGCAAACAACGAATTAGGTAAGTTAAGCGATGCAAAAAAAGAAGCGATTGTTTATGCTTGTGACCGTATCTTGGCTGGAGAGTTAGATGAGCACTTCCCACTCGTAGTTTGGCAAACAGGTAGTGGTACACAAAGTAACATGAACGTGAACGAAGTAGTCAGCTTTGTTGCGAATGAATATTTATCAGAAAAGGGTAGTGACGAAAAGATTCATCCAAACGATGATGTGAATAAGTCACAAAGTTCAAATGATACGTTCCCAACAGCAATGCACGTTGCACTATATCATGAAATCGAGAAAAAGTTAGTGCCAGCATTGAAAGGCTTACGTGAAACATTTTATCAAAAAGAGCAAGTGTACCAAGATATTATTAAAATTGGACGTACACACTTACAAGATGCGACACCGATTACGCTTGGTCAAGAAATCAGTGGATGGCGCTATATGTTAGATGTATGTGAACAACTTCTAACAGAATCTAAAAAACATATCTTGAATTTAGCAATCGGTGGTACGGCTGTTGGAACAGGTATTAACGCACACCCAGAGTTCGGTGACAAAGTAGCAGCAAATATTTCAGATAATACAGGTTATCCATTCGTATCATCACCAAATAAATTCCATGCTTTAACTGCGCATGATGAAGTGGTTCAATTGCATGGTACGTTAAAAGCACTTGCAGGTGACTTGATGAAGATTGCGAATGACGTGAGATGGTTAGCTTCAGGTCCACGTGCTGGTTTAGCAGAAATTTCAATTCCTGAAAATGAGCCGGGTTCATCTATTATGCCGGGTAAAGTGAACCCAACACAATGTGAGATGCTTACAATGGTTGCTGTTCAAGTAATGGGTAATGACACAGTTGTTGGTATTTCAAGTTCACAAGGTAACTTTGAATTGAATGTATTTAAACCTGTTATCATGCACAATACATTACAATCTATTTATTTATTAGCAGATGGTATGAATACATTCAACGAAAACTGTGCAGTAGGTATCGAACCAATCGAATCGCATATTGATAACTACTTAAATCAATCATTAATGTTAGTAACTGCGCTAAATCCACACATCGGATATGAAAATGCAGCTTCAATTGCAAAAAAAGCACATAGAGAAGGATTAACGTTAAAAGAAGCTGCGATTCAATCAGGTCATCTGACTGAAGAACAGTTTGAACAATGGATTCGACCTGCTGACATGGTTCACCCTAAATAA
- a CDS encoding 6-phosphogluconolactonase, protein MAMNFKIFKDQETAATFVADILRKQFNNNPTTIAGIHLKNDNVPVSAALQENVEKNPVDFSQIHILDYDNQTNYYKALGVPEKQIHEIPEDEKVEAFIKHHAKTKENKGKLTLQVVTIDTDGSIGIPMNDAVLTAREIVLVLTGAEKAEVTRKLYEENGSTTFIPSSLKSHRMVNVVLDEAAAQGLPEDVRTYFSVRFA, encoded by the coding sequence ATGGCAATGAACTTTAAAATTTTCAAGGATCAAGAAACGGCTGCAACGTTTGTAGCGGATATTTTAAGAAAGCAATTCAATAATAATCCAACAACAATTGCAGGAATTCATTTAAAAAATGACAATGTACCTGTAAGTGCGGCATTACAAGAAAATGTTGAGAAAAACCCAGTTGATTTCAGTCAAATTCATATTTTAGATTATGATAATCAAACGAACTACTACAAAGCATTAGGTGTACCCGAGAAACAAATTCACGAAATCCCAGAAGATGAAAAAGTAGAAGCATTCATCAAGCATCATGCAAAAACAAAAGAAAATAAAGGTAAGCTAACGTTACAAGTCGTGACAATCGATACAGATGGAAGTATTGGTATTCCAATGAATGATGCGGTGTTAACGGCACGTGAAATCGTTCTTGTATTAACAGGTGCTGAAAAAGCTGAAGTTACACGTAAATTATACGAAGAAAATGGCAGCACAACATTTATCCCATCAAGTTTAAAATCTCATCGCATGGTCAATGTTGTTTTAGATGAGGCAGCAGCACAAGGCTTACCAGAAGATGTTAGAACTTATTTCTCAGTACGTTTTGCATAA